CGGATTACCTCAAACTTTCCATTGAAAACGGGTTCATGATTCATCTGTTAGTTGATAAGTCGGGAAAAGTTTATGCTGATCCTTTCTTCCTAACCAAAATTTTCACCGCTGCACCCGGAATCGACAAGGAAAGCATTCATATCGCCTATGAAGGTACACAAGAATCTCTTTTGGCCAACCAAATTCAACTAACAAAACTTAGTTCGGTAATCGATACTCTTTCTGAAGAATTGGATATTCCTAAAACGAACCAGGATGTAATCACCAAAAAAGGGATCTTTTCGCATAACCAAACAAAGAGGAGATTCGGAGGTTTTGTAGATTTTTCCGCATGTGGCGGGGAATTGGCGATGCAAACCATTCTCAAAAATCTGGGTGGCCAATTCTTCGAGGAAGACAATTGGGTGGATCGTTTCGAGTCCGGTTGGTCTTTGAAAAAAGAAAGCAAACAAAAGCTACAGGAATCCTTTCATCCTACCAACGGAAGGGGAATTACGAAGGCGACAAAGACCGCCATTCCCAGTTTGGAAAAAGACGAGTCCGGTTTTCCATTGGAATCATATAGAGTTCGTTATACGCACAGGGGAAAAATCAATCCTACTTGCATCGTTTTGCATTATACTGCGATCCCCGATTATTTCCGGTCCTTAAAAACTTTGGAAAATCGAAATCTAACCGCATCAATTATGGTGGATAAAGACGGAAAAGCTTACCAGTTGGTGGATGTTTTGGAAGACCGCGCCGCAGCTGCGACGGGAACCAATGACAACTGCATTCAAATCGAAATCGTCGCTTTGGATACGGCGGAACTTCTTGCTCAGCCGGATCAGTTGGAAAAGATAAAATTACTTGTGACGGAACTTTGTAAAAAATACAAAATCCCGATTACCAACGAAGATATTGCTTCTTTTTCAGGCATCTTTAGCCACACCCAAGCTAAGAAAAAATGGGGCGGTTCCATTTTCCTAAATGCAAAAGACTTTGATCCAGGAGAAGAGTATATGGAATTGATTTTGAAGTCAATTGGTGGAAAATACTTTTCAGAACCGGATTGGAAAAAAAGAAAAGATCCGGATTGGGCTATTTTATATCGAAATTTTCAACCGTAAGAAAAAGGAATGGAATCATGAAATTCAGTACGTTACTTAAATTAATTGGATCTAGTTTTGTCCTTTTGGCGATCTCATGCTCAAGTCAATCGGATTTATACCATCTAACGCAAAGAGATGCTCAATTAAGATCCGAGATCGTTGAAAGTGTTTCTTATAAACTGAATATCAATCTACCCAAACAGGATACTTTTACCGGGAATGTAGAGATCCGTTTTATAGCCAAAGAGAAAGAAAATCTGAGAGTCGATTATTTTTCGGGTAAGCTGATAAATGTAGTTTTAAATTCGAAATCGGTTACGGATTCCATTTTGAAAAAGGAAGGTTTCTTTTTTCTTCCAGCGGATGAAATCGTTTTAGGCGAAAACGTCGTTTCAATCGAATTTGAAACTCCTTATTCCAGAACCGGAAACGGATTACACAAGTTTGTTGATCCGGATGACAAGGAAACTTATATCTATTCTCAATTCGAAGCATTCCACGCGAACAAAATGTTTCCTTGTTTTGATCAACCGGACTTGAAAGCAAAATTCACTCTGTCCGTCAATGCGCCCAAAACTTGGAAAGTAATCTCAACTACTTTGGCTGATTCCATATCCCCGAATCCTTCGGATCCGGAGAACAGTCTGCACGTTTTTCCCGAAACTTCCAAGATCTCCACTTACGTTTTTTCTTTGCATGCGGGATCTTACCAGGTTTGGGAAGACAAATACAATACGATTCCTCTTAGACTTTTTGTACGTAAATCCCTTGCAAAACATGTAGATCCCAAAGATTGGTTTTTATTCACCAAACAAGGATTTGAGTTTTTTGACGGATATTTCGGAATTGTTTATCCATTCCTAAAGTACGATCAAATCATCGTGCCGGAATTTAATTTCGGTGCTATGGAAAATGTCGCCGCTGTCACTTTTTCGGAAAGATTTGTAAGCAGAAGCCCAATGACCAGAGCGCAAAGAGAAAACCTATCCGATGTTATCTTGCATGAAATGGCTCATATGTGGTTCGGAAATCTTGTGACGATGAAATGGTGGAACGGACTTTGGTTGAACGAAAGTTTTGCGACTTATATGGCAAGCCTCGCACAGGAAAAAAATTCAGAGTTTGTAGAAACCTGGGAATCTTTCTTTGAAAAGATGAAACAATGGGCTTACGATGAAGATTCCTTTGTAACAAATCATCCTGTAGAAGCAAAAGTAAATAATACGGAAGAAGCCTTCACTCAATTTGACGGGATCACTTATGGGAAAGGGGCCTCAGTTCTCAAACAATTGGTATTCTTTATCGGAGAGACATCCTTTCAGAAAGGTGTTCAGTCTTATTTGAAAAAATATTCCTATTCCAATGCAACGTTAGGCGGATTTCTTTCCGAACTAGAATTTGCGAGCGGCTTTCCATTGAAAAAATGGTCCAAAGATTGGTTGGAAACAAAAGGTACAAACGAAATCGAATTTTTAACCATTTGCGAAGGAAATCATCTGGGTTGGAAGCTCATACAAAACGCACCGGGCAATGCAAACAAATTGAGAGATCACAAAATCAATATCGGGTTGTATTCTCTGGAAAAAAATCCTGCTCTAGGATCGGAAGAAAAAGAACTCAAATACAATTCCATCCCCGTCCTTTACGGAGGCAGATCCATTTCCGGTATAATATCTGTTTCATCCTGTCCTAATTTCGTATTGGTTAACGACGAAGATCATGATTTTGTAATCTGGACCTGGAATGAAGTTAATTTGAAAGAATTAAAGCTAGTTCTCTCAAAAGACAAAGATTCTTTTCGAAAATTGATACTATGGACTTCTTTTTATAACCAAGTCACCTTGGGGAAAACCACGTTCGATTCTTTCCTGGAATTGGCTCGGGAAGTAGTACCCAAAGAAGAAAATCTTAAAATCAAAAAATGGGTTTTATCAAAATTATCTTCCGACCGGGGATTTACTTATTTTACAAGTAGGTTTTGGTATCCTGAGGATTTGAAGAAAGAGCAACTAACAAAATTAGGCGAGTTTTTCTGGGAAGGTTTGAATCGGGCAACGATCGGATCGGATGAACAAAAATATTGGTTTTTTGCTTATTTGGAATCCGCTTACACAAAAACTTCCATAGACAAAATTTGGGAAATTTATAACGGTAAAATCCTCATACCCGGATTGAAAATAGATCAAGATATCAAATGGTCTTTGCTTACAAAACTTGCCAGTTTAAATTATCAGAAAGAACTCATTGCCCTTGCTGTAGAGAAAGAAAAAAAGGCTGATCCTTCCTTTAGAGGAGTAAATTCAAGTTTGGCGATTGAAGCATCGTTTCCCGAAAAAGAAACAAAAGCAAAGTGGATGGACTTGCTTCGTAATCCTAAAAAATCGGGTCTTTCCTCTTCCAGTTTGAGAACGGTAGCTTATCATTTATTTCCTGTGAACCAAAAGGATTTACAATTTCTCTATTTGAATGATTACCTGGATGCATTGGAAAATTTCACTCCCGGTGAAGACGAAAATTATCTGGATGGTTTTGCAAAAAGTTTGGCGCCTAATTTCTGTAAGGAAGAAACGAAGTTGATTTTGAAAAAATTCGTTTCCAATCATCCTCGACTGCCTGTTTCGATTCAAAAAACATTGTTGAAACAGATTGATTTGGAAACGAAATGTTTAGGGATGAAAAAGAAACATTTTCAATAAATAGAAATTTATTATTTTTAAATGAAAACAAAAGGACTATTGATTTTATTTTTTAGCATTTGGGAGCTTTCTTGCGCTTCTCCCGGATTCGGTCCGAATGGATTATTGGTAACCCAAACTAAAATCGGTATTTTCGGAACCGGGGA
The nucleotide sequence above comes from Leptospira kobayashii. Encoded proteins:
- a CDS encoding peptidoglycan recognition protein family protein, whose product is MPFSTIVPQEKVLEKIEFTPRTPNDVTALILHSTDRKNPSDYLKLSIENGFMIHLLVDKSGKVYADPFFLTKIFTAAPGIDKESIHIAYEGTQESLLANQIQLTKLSSVIDTLSEELDIPKTNQDVITKKGIFSHNQTKRRFGGFVDFSACGGELAMQTILKNLGGQFFEEDNWVDRFESGWSLKKESKQKLQESFHPTNGRGITKATKTAIPSLEKDESGFPLESYRVRYTHRGKINPTCIVLHYTAIPDYFRSLKTLENRNLTASIMVDKDGKAYQLVDVLEDRAAAATGTNDNCIQIEIVALDTAELLAQPDQLEKIKLLVTELCKKYKIPITNEDIASFSGIFSHTQAKKKWGGSIFLNAKDFDPGEEYMELILKSIGGKYFSEPDWKKRKDPDWAILYRNFQP
- the pepN gene encoding aminopeptidase N, giving the protein MKFSTLLKLIGSSFVLLAISCSSQSDLYHLTQRDAQLRSEIVESVSYKLNINLPKQDTFTGNVEIRFIAKEKENLRVDYFSGKLINVVLNSKSVTDSILKKEGFFFLPADEIVLGENVVSIEFETPYSRTGNGLHKFVDPDDKETYIYSQFEAFHANKMFPCFDQPDLKAKFTLSVNAPKTWKVISTTLADSISPNPSDPENSLHVFPETSKISTYVFSLHAGSYQVWEDKYNTIPLRLFVRKSLAKHVDPKDWFLFTKQGFEFFDGYFGIVYPFLKYDQIIVPEFNFGAMENVAAVTFSERFVSRSPMTRAQRENLSDVILHEMAHMWFGNLVTMKWWNGLWLNESFATYMASLAQEKNSEFVETWESFFEKMKQWAYDEDSFVTNHPVEAKVNNTEEAFTQFDGITYGKGASVLKQLVFFIGETSFQKGVQSYLKKYSYSNATLGGFLSELEFASGFPLKKWSKDWLETKGTNEIEFLTICEGNHLGWKLIQNAPGNANKLRDHKINIGLYSLEKNPALGSEEKELKYNSIPVLYGGRSISGIISVSSCPNFVLVNDEDHDFVIWTWNEVNLKELKLVLSKDKDSFRKLILWTSFYNQVTLGKTTFDSFLELAREVVPKEENLKIKKWVLSKLSSDRGFTYFTSRFWYPEDLKKEQLTKLGEFFWEGLNRATIGSDEQKYWFFAYLESAYTKTSIDKIWEIYNGKILIPGLKIDQDIKWSLLTKLASLNYQKELIALAVEKEKKADPSFRGVNSSLAIEASFPEKETKAKWMDLLRNPKKSGLSSSSLRTVAYHLFPVNQKDLQFLYLNDYLDALENFTPGEDENYLDGFAKSLAPNFCKEETKLILKKFVSNHPRLPVSIQKTLLKQIDLETKCLGMKKKHFQ